From Pleuronectes platessa chromosome 17, fPlePla1.1, whole genome shotgun sequence, one genomic window encodes:
- the bmp2b gene encoding bone morphogenetic protein 2b, protein MVAVVRSLMVLLIAQVLLEGATGLIPEVGRRKYSESGKQSPERTESFLNEFELRLLNMFGLRRRPTPSKQAVVPQYMVDLYRMHSANGDHSTKRPKSMGKHADRAASKANTIRSFHHEESMEALASLKGKTTQQFYFNLTSIPDEELITSAELRIYRDQVMGAAAPNISSRNSTTSDKVPAGGSHRINIYEIFRVPATHGREPLARLLDTRLVQDSLSRWESFDVSPAVSQWTSGKGHNHGFMVEVHHPEQGAMDGEHAKKRSKHVRVSRSLHQDQDSWPQARPLLVTYGHDGRGDSVLHTREKRQAALRKQRRKQQHKASCKRHALYVDFSDVGWNEWIVAPPGYHAFYCQGECPFPLADHLNSTNHAIVQTLVNSVNSNIPRACCVPTDLSPISLLYLDEYEKVILKNYQDMVVEGCGCR, encoded by the exons ATGGTCGCCGTGGTCCGCTCTCTCATGGTACTGCTGATCGCTCAGGTGTTGCTGGAAGGTGCTACGGGACTTATCCCCGAGGTCGGCCGGAGGAAATACAGCGAGTCCGGGAAGCAGAGCCCCGAGCGGACGGAGAGCTTCCTCAACGAGTTCGAGCTGCGGCTTCTCAACATGTTTGGACTGAGACGCAGGCCGACGCCGAGCAAGCAAGCGGTGGTGCCGCAGTACATGGTGGACCTTTACCGCATGCACTCAGCGAACGGAGACCACAGCACTAAACGGCCCAAGAGCATGGGGAAGCACGCAGATAGAGCCGCCAGCAAGGCCAACACGATTAGAAGCTTTCACCATGAAG AGTCTATGGAGGCCCTGGCCAGCCTGAAAGGCAAAACAACCCAGCAGTTCTACTTCAACCTCACTTCTATCCCTGATGAGGAGCTCATCACTTCTGCGGAGCTACGCATCTACAGGGATCAGGTCATGGGAGCAGCAGCCCCAAACATCAGCTCCAGAAACAGCACTACTAGCGATAAAGTTCCTGCTGGTGGCTCCCATCGAATCAACATTTATGAGATATTCAGAGTTCCTGCCACTCATGGCAGGGAACCTCTAGCACGTCTGCTGGACACTCGGCTAGTGCAGGACTCTTTAAGCCGCTGGGAGAGCTTTGATGTCAGCCCCGCTGTATCTCAGTGGACCTCCGGCAAAGGCCACAACCATGGCTTCATGGTGGAGGTACATCACCCAGAGCAAGGGGCGATGGATGGGGAGCATGCTAAGAAGCGTAGTAAGCATGTCAGGGTGAGCCGGTCCCTGCACCAGGACCAGGACTCTTGGCCACAGGCTCGGCCCTTGCTGGTGACGTATGGCCACGACGGCCGCGGGGACTCAGTGCTCCACACACGAGAAAAACGTCAAGCAGCCCTCCGCAAACAACGCAGAAAGCAACAGCACAAGGCAAGCTGCAAGAGGCATGCCCTGTATGTGGACTTCAGTGATGTTGGCTGGAATGAGTGGATAGTGGCCCCCCCTGGGTACCACGCCTTCTATTGCCAAGGGGAATGTCCATTCCCCCTTGCAGACCACCTCAATTCTACCAATCATGCCATTGTGCAGACGCTGGTCAACTCAGTCAACTCAAACATCCCCAGAGCCTGTTGTGTGCCCACTGACCTCAGCCCCATCTCCCTGCTCTACCTGGATGAATATGAGAAGGTCATCCTGAAAAACTACCAGGACATGGTTGTGGAGGGATGTGGCTGCCGGTGA